The following proteins are co-located in the Pedobacter sp. FW305-3-2-15-E-R2A2 genome:
- a CDS encoding YihY/virulence factor BrkB family protein gives MKTAKKITLKGIWDILKRSVNGVIEHKVFKLSGSLAYYTVFSMAPLLVVIISLCGIFLGQEAAQGEVYAQLNEFLGKDTALQLQDLVKKAAIGDKGNVAFIIGIITLLIGATTVFGDIQDSINMIWGLKPKPKNDWLKILQNRVLSFSVIISLGFLLLVSLAITAVLDAFNARLQANFAEVSVIVFYVLNQLLTLVVVSLIFAVVFKVLPDAIIKWKDVILGSVVTALLFMIGKFAISFYIGKSNIGSTYGATGSLVVLLLWTYYSSIILYFGAEFTKAYAVVYGSEIYPSKYAVTTKEVEIETGKASIQENDKETL, from the coding sequence ATGAAGACTGCTAAGAAAATCACATTAAAGGGGATATGGGATATCCTAAAGAGATCTGTTAATGGAGTGATTGAGCATAAGGTTTTCAAGCTGAGTGGCTCATTGGCTTATTATACCGTGTTCTCTATGGCGCCTTTACTGGTGGTGATCATTTCCCTTTGCGGGATCTTTTTAGGGCAGGAAGCTGCACAGGGTGAAGTTTACGCTCAGCTGAATGAGTTTCTGGGCAAGGATACGGCACTACAATTACAGGACCTGGTAAAAAAGGCAGCGATAGGCGATAAGGGAAACGTAGCTTTCATCATTGGAATCATCACTTTGCTCATTGGCGCGACCACTGTCTTTGGCGATATTCAGGATTCTATCAATATGATCTGGGGATTGAAACCGAAGCCAAAGAACGACTGGCTAAAGATCCTGCAGAACCGTGTGCTTTCTTTTTCGGTGATCATCAGTCTGGGTTTTCTCCTATTGGTGTCATTGGCCATAACAGCAGTATTAGACGCGTTTAATGCCCGTCTTCAGGCTAACTTTGCAGAAGTTTCCGTCATTGTTTTTTATGTCTTAAATCAGCTCTTGACCCTGGTTGTCGTATCGTTGATTTTTGCGGTGGTTTTTAAAGTCCTTCCAGATGCCATCATCAAATGGAAGGATGTAATCCTTGGATCAGTGGTTACTGCTTTGCTTTTTATGATCGGAAAATTCGCGATATCCTTTTATATCGGAAAGAGCAATATCGGCAGCACGTATGGTGCTACGGGATCACTGGTGGTTTTGTTGCTCTGGACTTATTACTCTTCCATTATCTTGTATTTTGGTGCTGAATTTACGAAGGCTTATGCTGTGGTGTATGGATCAGAAATTTATCCCTCCAAATATGCAGT